The following proteins are co-located in the Carassius carassius chromosome 39, fCarCar2.1, whole genome shotgun sequence genome:
- the mtpap gene encoding poly(A) RNA polymerase, mitochondrial, which yields MCRSVHSHRRGNVYARAHLKSTMAASSAVCRLRFRGLGLLDRFCFGLEPQTHGRFTSTASAVKAQTESTTAKTAKESKTFQAIQEERREQAERSVLISCPSKINENKFLDYLSKHGTINKHFFYNSYGAYAVVEFSSRESIASLKESTNIPAVEHEAAVPFKSRLLSLKWPGSQSSNHPMPKFKVQSPPSISEISQLLSEKNSIDEQLQCLTEALELTEENVSLRFLVCSLLRDIAGAYFPECIIRPFGSTVNCFGKLGCDVDMILDLEGIYATSQKRGAGLSLEYQVKRGASERAVTQSILSVIGKCVDQFGPGCVGVQNILQARCPLVRFSHQPSGFQCDLTANNRVAMKSSELLFLYGQLDPRVRHLVFSVRCWARVHSITSSIPGAWITNFSLTVMVVFFLQQRGPPILPTLDRLKELAGPSDKCVFEGNDCTIVSDLSKITLQQNTDTLEKLLQEFFEFYGNFPFNKASINIRKGKEQTKPETTALYIQNPFETTLNISKNVNATQLERFVALCRESAWLLQQKENLNQSSDSPWGFAALLVPSVTSGAGVKNRRKRKLEPASSRIKNLLDSLKIKGGETVAKKGSANSSR from the exons ATGTGCAGGTCCGTTCACAGCCACCGTAGAGGCAATGTGTACGCACGCGCCCATCTCAAATCAACAATGGCGGCCTCCTCTGCAGTATGTAGGTTACGTTTCAGGGGTTTAGGATTGCTTGATAGATTTTGTTTTGGTTTGGAGCCCCAAACGCACGGAAGATTCACCTCGACTGCGTCGGCAGTCAAAGCCCAGACAGAGAGCACGACAGCGAAAACCG CCAAGGAGAGTAAAACATTTCAAGCAATccaagaggagagaagagaacaaGCTGAAAGATCGGTTTTGATCAGCTGTCCTTCTAAGATCAACGAAAATAAGTTTTTAGATTACCTGTCTAAACATGGGACAATCAACAAGCATTTCTTCTACAATAGTTAT GGAGCATATGCAGTGGTTGAATTCTCCAGCAGAGAGAGCATTGCCTCGTTGAAGGAGAGCACAAATATTCCAGCTGTTGAGCATGAAGCTGCAGTGCCTTTCAAATCTCGCCTGCTGTCATTGAAATGGCCAGGCAGTCAGTCAAGCAATCATCCCATGCCGAAGTTCAAAGTGCAGTCCCCTCCATCCATCAGTGAAATCAGCCAACTGCTCTCAGAAAAGAACAGC ATAGATGAGCAACTGCAGTGTCTCACAGAGGCCTTAGAGCTCACAGAAGAGAACGTCAGCCTGCGCTTTCTTGTTTGTTCTCTACTTCGAGACATAGCTGGTGcatatttcccagaatgcatcatCAGGCCTTTTGGCTCCACTGTTAACTGCTTTGGCAAACTGGGCTGTGATGTTGACATGATTCTGGACCTCGAGGGCATCTATGCAACAAGCCAGAAAAGG GGCGCAGGACTGTCTCTGGAGTACCAGGTGAAGAGAGGAGCATCAGAGCGGGCTGTGACCCAGAGTATCCTCTCAGTCATTGGGAAATGTGTAGACCAGTTTGGCCCTGGATGTGTTGGAGTCCAGAACATTCTACAAGCTCGATGTCCTCTTGTCCGCTTTTCTCACCAACCCTCTGGCTTTCAGTGTGATCTCACTGCAAATAACAG GGTGGCGATGAAGAGTTCAGAACTGCTGTTTCTCTACGGCCAGCTGGACCCTCGTGTTCGGCATCTGGTGTTCAGCGTGCGGTGCTGGGCTCGAGTTCATAGCATCACAAGCAGTATTCCAGGAGCATGGATCACCAACTTCTCTTTAACGGTCATGGTGGTGTTCTTTCTACAGCAGAGGGGTCCTCCCATACTGCCCACACTGGACCGACTGAAGGAGCTGGCAG GACCATCAGATAAGTGTGTCTTTGAGGGTAATGACTGCACTATTGTCAGTGACCTTAGCAAGATTACACTGCAGCAGAACACAGACACATTAG AGAAACTATTGCAGGAATTCTTCGAGTTTTATGGCAATTTTCCTTTCAACAAGGCATcaatcaatatcaggaag GGAAAGGAGCAGACCAAACCGGAAACGACAGCTTTGTATATCCAGAATCCATTTGAAACCACTCTAAACATTAGCAAGAATGTTAATGCAACACAGCTAGAACGTTTCGTGGCACTTTGTCGTGAAAGTGCTTGGCTTCTCCAGCAGAAGGAAAATCTTAACCAGAGTTCGGACTCACCATGGGGGTTCGCCGCACTTCTCGTTCCTTCTGTCACCTCAGGAGCAGGGGTGAAAAATCGCAGGAAGAGAAAACTGGAACCGGCTAGTTCAAGAATAAAGAACCTGTTAGACTCTCTGAAGATTAAAGGTGGTGAAACTGTTGCAAAGAAAGGAAGTGCAAACTCTAGTAGGTGA